From Solwaraspora sp. WMMD1047, the proteins below share one genomic window:
- a CDS encoding acyltransferase domain-containing protein, with amino-acid sequence MSDRVVFLFPGQGAYLPGVFARLGVDSGRIMNCVAEIDAAAEDFGYKPVEPLLFSSDAPALGSLLRSDHERLDVATLATSIAFAQLLEEKWEIRPDHVMGHSLGEFAALAVAGVLTPAAATRAVCERHAALRKAPPPPGGMLAVNVGPVQAKELIASAGARAVAVSAHNSPEQTVVSGDEIDLAKVQNAAEKAGIRRSRLRVASSFHVPQLTDASELYAAALRTIPRSAPRERVFFSHGLGRYLTAADDIVDLMVRDMIRPVRFHEAVRALHDDGVTTFVECGPLDILNRIVPVILPTAITVAPLRQVLTAAELTSLLGPLLPQAAGDAGPAQEKADTRSVTHTDAEILETVRTVCAELLEYPVEVITDTADFTADLGADSLTLSELLERSLQRYGLEDRFHEGDPAGYSTVAELAAFVAGLVRERVATTAGQR; translated from the coding sequence ATGAGCGATCGGGTGGTGTTCCTTTTCCCCGGCCAAGGGGCATATCTGCCGGGGGTCTTCGCTCGCCTGGGGGTGGACTCCGGACGGATCATGAACTGTGTGGCCGAGATAGACGCCGCCGCCGAAGACTTCGGGTACAAGCCCGTCGAACCCCTGCTCTTCTCGTCTGACGCGCCCGCGCTGGGGTCGCTGTTGCGCTCCGACCACGAGCGCCTCGACGTGGCGACGCTCGCGACCTCGATCGCCTTCGCGCAGCTTCTCGAGGAGAAGTGGGAGATCCGGCCCGACCACGTCATGGGACACAGCCTCGGCGAGTTCGCGGCACTCGCCGTCGCCGGAGTCCTCACGCCGGCCGCCGCGACCAGGGCTGTCTGCGAGCGCCACGCCGCACTGCGCAAGGCGCCGCCGCCGCCGGGTGGCATGTTGGCCGTCAACGTCGGTCCCGTGCAGGCCAAGGAACTGATCGCCTCCGCGGGTGCACGGGCAGTTGCCGTCTCGGCACACAACTCGCCGGAACAGACGGTGGTCAGCGGCGACGAAATTGACCTGGCAAAGGTGCAGAACGCGGCGGAAAAGGCGGGTATTCGCAGATCCCGGCTGCGCGTCGCGAGTTCCTTCCACGTCCCGCAATTGACCGACGCGAGCGAATTGTATGCTGCGGCACTACGCACCATACCGAGGTCCGCACCCCGCGAGCGCGTCTTCTTCTCACACGGTCTGGGCCGTTACCTGACCGCGGCGGACGACATCGTCGACCTCATGGTGCGGGACATGATCCGGCCGGTGCGCTTCCACGAGGCCGTGCGTGCTCTGCACGACGACGGCGTGACGACGTTCGTGGAGTGCGGTCCGCTGGATATTCTGAACAGAATCGTGCCCGTGATCCTGCCGACAGCGATCACCGTGGCACCGCTGCGCCAGGTGCTGACCGCGGCCGAGCTGACCTCCCTGCTCGGGCCCCTGCTGCCGCAGGCCGCCGGCGACGCCGGCCCCGCCCAGGAGAAGGCCGACACGAGGTCCGTAACCCACACCGATGCGGAGATCCTCGAAACGGTACGGACCGTCTGCGCCGAACTCCTCGAGTATCCGGTGGAGGTGATCACCGACACCGCGGACTTCACTGCCGACCTCGGCGCCGACTCCCTGACCCTGAGCGAGTTGCTCGAACGTTCGCTTCAACGGTACGGCCTGGAGGACCGATTCCACGAGGGCGATCCGGCAGGATACTCCACGGTCGCCGAACTCGCCGCGTTCGTCGCTGGTCTGGTCCGGGAGCGCGTCGCCACCACGGCGGGACAACGGTGA
- a CDS encoding beta-ketoacyl synthase N-terminal-like domain-containing protein, whose protein sequence is MAVVGMGIAVPGASDPEEFWKLVCGGSPVFDEPRQRYALENFWSADADAQDRSYSRVSGFLHNFRPHPRLAREIAAGTFDTGEQNPVWLRHCLLQAGDTCTARGTDRYAYYVGSSTLAGQRTDEAALIESVALHTAEHRPGVGPAGQNGTDRERLRGLLQRHYGHGGATPMDTLPHRVARTAATGLLPDDCEFAVVDAACSSSLYTIALGARSLLAGDCDIAYCGGVSGVSPRYNITFAKLRGLTRSGDVRVFDRDADGTLFSDGAAVVALKRLDRALADADPVLGVLLGFGGSADGRGTAIYAPNPNGQRRCLDLAWRDAGVTADDIDWVVAHGTGTTVGDAVELRTLADASRPVTLRCSSHKSLFGHSAWSSGAVSVIELLMALRQEKIPAQHRFAEPAPAAESGRGVCVPVVETPWPRDDRRSRIGGVSAFGFGGTNAHLLIGDRAPAGSARSAVIGDSDPVVLLAWTAHLPGDPDTEELARFVRGGPVPGPRTFGASYPAPPFEDMRLPPPTVRATDPAQLMALRTMALFIAEHGELWSSMRASTGVVAATSGPPVSGADNLVRCYAAEVADLLDGADRTAFDEFLNELRSTTPPTTKDTLPGLLPNIIAARIANRHDLGGGTMLTDTGSTSGLTAVHTAVRLLAWQELDMALVLGVSPTSRPDFASLIGVDPERVAEGAFLMALSRESVALAHGLDPLARLTSTWSTTPHPPHTSPIGSGLQGMTFLGADGVLAVLRAVYAGGDHAVVGPKSDEAGPVITLSPTAKGHPTTRNSR, encoded by the coding sequence GTGGCCGTGGTCGGAATGGGCATCGCCGTGCCGGGGGCGAGCGACCCGGAAGAGTTCTGGAAGCTGGTGTGCGGCGGCAGTCCGGTGTTCGACGAACCGCGACAACGTTATGCGCTGGAGAATTTCTGGTCGGCCGATGCGGATGCCCAGGACCGCAGCTACAGCCGGGTCTCGGGGTTCCTGCACAACTTCCGGCCGCATCCGCGGCTGGCGCGGGAGATCGCTGCCGGCACCTTCGACACCGGGGAGCAGAACCCCGTCTGGCTGCGCCACTGCCTCTTGCAGGCGGGTGACACCTGCACCGCCCGGGGGACCGACCGGTACGCGTACTACGTGGGCAGCAGCACCCTTGCCGGACAACGCACCGACGAGGCGGCCCTGATCGAGTCCGTCGCCCTGCATACCGCCGAGCACCGGCCTGGCGTCGGCCCCGCCGGCCAGAACGGGACGGACCGGGAGAGGCTGCGCGGTCTGCTGCAACGGCACTACGGGCACGGCGGCGCGACCCCGATGGACACCCTGCCGCACCGCGTCGCCCGTACCGCGGCGACCGGGCTCCTGCCCGACGACTGCGAGTTCGCCGTCGTCGACGCGGCCTGCTCCTCCTCGCTGTACACGATCGCGCTCGGCGCCAGGAGCCTTCTCGCCGGCGACTGCGACATCGCCTACTGCGGCGGGGTGTCGGGCGTCTCGCCGCGCTACAACATCACCTTCGCCAAGCTGCGCGGGCTGACCCGCAGCGGCGACGTCCGTGTTTTCGACCGGGACGCGGACGGGACCCTGTTCTCCGACGGAGCCGCCGTTGTGGCGCTCAAGCGTCTGGACCGGGCCCTCGCTGACGCGGACCCGGTGCTCGGCGTCCTGCTGGGCTTCGGCGGCTCGGCGGACGGACGGGGCACCGCGATCTACGCCCCCAATCCGAACGGCCAGCGTCGCTGTCTCGACCTCGCCTGGCGGGACGCCGGTGTGACCGCGGACGACATCGACTGGGTGGTCGCGCACGGGACGGGCACCACGGTCGGCGATGCGGTGGAGTTGCGGACGCTCGCGGACGCGTCGCGGCCGGTGACTCTCCGGTGCAGCTCCCACAAATCCCTGTTCGGCCACAGCGCGTGGAGTTCGGGAGCCGTGTCGGTGATCGAGCTGCTGATGGCGCTCCGGCAGGAGAAAATCCCCGCGCAGCACCGTTTCGCCGAGCCCGCCCCCGCCGCGGAGTCCGGCAGGGGCGTGTGCGTGCCCGTGGTCGAAACCCCCTGGCCCCGCGACGACCGGCGGTCCAGGATAGGGGGTGTTTCCGCGTTCGGCTTCGGTGGAACCAACGCCCACCTGTTGATTGGCGACCGGGCCCCGGCCGGCTCCGCCCGGTCTGCCGTGATCGGGGACAGCGACCCGGTGGTGCTCCTCGCCTGGACCGCTCATCTGCCCGGAGACCCGGACACCGAGGAACTGGCACGGTTCGTCCGCGGTGGTCCGGTTCCGGGCCCACGTACTTTCGGCGCAAGTTATCCCGCCCCGCCGTTCGAGGACATGCGGCTTCCCCCGCCCACGGTGCGCGCCACCGACCCGGCGCAGTTGATGGCACTGCGCACGATGGCGCTCTTCATCGCCGAGCACGGCGAGCTGTGGTCCTCAATGCGTGCCTCGACCGGAGTCGTCGCCGCCACCTCCGGGCCGCCGGTGTCCGGAGCGGACAACCTCGTACGGTGCTACGCCGCCGAGGTCGCCGACCTGCTCGACGGCGCCGACCGCACGGCGTTCGACGAATTCCTCAACGAGTTGCGGTCCACCACCCCGCCGACCACCAAGGACACGCTGCCCGGACTGCTGCCGAACATCATCGCGGCCCGGATCGCCAATCGGCACGACCTGGGTGGCGGCACGATGCTGACGGACACCGGCAGCACCAGCGGACTCACCGCCGTGCACACCGCTGTGCGGTTACTGGCGTGGCAGGAGCTGGACATGGCGCTGGTGCTCGGCGTCAGCCCCACGAGCAGACCTGATTTCGCCAGCCTGATCGGCGTCGACCCGGAGCGAGTCGCGGAGGGCGCCTTCCTGATGGCGCTGAGCCGGGAGTCCGTGGCGCTGGCACACGGTCTCGACCCCCTGGCCCGCCTCACCTCGACCTGGTCCACCACGCCCCACCCGCCGCACACCTCCCCGATCGGAAGCGGCCTGCAGGGGATGACCTTCCTCGGTGCCGACGGCGTCCTCGCCGTGCTCCGTGCGGTGTACGCCGGAGGTGACCACGCCGTGGTGGGTCCGAAATCCGACGAGGCAGGACCGGTCATCACGCTCTCTCCCACCGCCAAGGGTCATCCGACGACAAGGAACAGCCGATGA
- the ccrA gene encoding crotonyl-CoA carboxylase/reductase → MSQLRDAATTDDPKAIAGCEVPETFRAAVTLAEEQRALAGTPVDQRDPRKTVHVQEVPTPALEHGEVLIAVMASSINYNTVWSALFEPVPTFRFLRTLGRLSPEGARHDLPYHVLGSDLSGVVLRTGPGVREWKPGDEVVVHCLQPDLQTPGGHDDTLLDPGQRVWGYETNFGGLAEISLVKANQLMPKPAHLTWEEAACLGVCLSTAYRQLVSHHGANMKQGERVLIWGAAGGLGAFVTQLAVNGGAIPICVVSSAAKAELCRRMGAEFVIDRSADNYTFWDDQNRPRLGEWGRFRSAIRNLVGDDPDIVIEHPGRDTFGVSVMVVARGGRVVTCASTTGYEHTYDNRFLWMHVKRIIGSHMANYREAWAANDLVVRGNVHPVLSRTYPLDATGDATHDVSRNLHHGKVGVLCLAGQTGMGVRDHELRARKLDQINLFQAG, encoded by the coding sequence ATGAGCCAACTGCGCGACGCCGCGACCACCGACGACCCGAAGGCCATCGCCGGGTGCGAGGTTCCGGAGACCTTCCGCGCCGCGGTCACCCTCGCGGAGGAACAGCGGGCCCTGGCCGGCACGCCGGTCGACCAGCGTGACCCCCGCAAGACGGTGCACGTGCAGGAGGTGCCGACGCCGGCGCTGGAGCACGGCGAAGTCCTCATCGCGGTAATGGCCAGCTCGATCAACTACAACACCGTGTGGTCGGCGCTGTTCGAGCCCGTCCCCACGTTTCGGTTCCTGCGTACGCTCGGCCGGCTCTCGCCGGAAGGGGCGCGGCACGACCTGCCGTACCATGTGCTCGGCTCCGACCTGTCCGGAGTGGTGCTGCGCACCGGACCGGGCGTACGGGAGTGGAAGCCCGGTGACGAGGTGGTCGTGCACTGCCTGCAGCCGGACCTGCAGACCCCGGGCGGACATGACGACACCCTGCTCGACCCCGGCCAGCGGGTGTGGGGGTATGAGACGAACTTCGGCGGCCTGGCCGAGATATCGCTGGTCAAGGCGAATCAGCTGATGCCGAAACCGGCCCACCTCACCTGGGAGGAGGCGGCCTGCCTGGGAGTGTGCCTGTCCACCGCGTACCGTCAGTTGGTGTCGCACCACGGTGCGAACATGAAGCAGGGTGAGCGTGTCCTGATCTGGGGCGCCGCCGGTGGCCTGGGAGCGTTCGTGACCCAGCTGGCGGTCAACGGCGGGGCGATTCCCATCTGCGTCGTGTCATCCGCGGCCAAGGCCGAGCTGTGCCGGCGGATGGGGGCGGAGTTCGTCATCGACCGCTCCGCGGACAACTACACCTTCTGGGACGACCAGAACCGTCCGCGCCTCGGCGAATGGGGTCGCTTCCGCAGCGCCATCCGCAACCTGGTCGGGGACGACCCGGACATTGTCATCGAGCACCCCGGCCGGGACACCTTCGGCGTCAGCGTCATGGTGGTCGCCCGCGGCGGACGCGTTGTCACCTGTGCCTCCACCACCGGTTACGAGCACACCTACGACAACCGCTTCCTGTGGATGCATGTCAAGCGCATCATCGGGTCGCACATGGCGAACTACCGGGAGGCATGGGCCGCCAATGATCTGGTCGTACGCGGCAACGTCCACCCTGTGCTCTCACGGACCTATCCCCTCGACGCCACCGGCGATGCCACCCACGACGTGTCCCGCAATCTGCACCACGGCAAGGTCGGCGTGCTGTGCCTCGCCGGTCAGACCGGGATGGGCGTGCGCGACCACGAGCTGAGGGCCCGCAAGCTCGACCAGATCAATCTGTTTCAGGCTGGCTGA
- a CDS encoding alpha/beta fold hydrolase, whose translation MRGPMDFGGWVRRYRQEDPRGERDAVRLVCFPHAGAGASCFFPLARILPSEIGVLGVQYPGRQDRYREPCIESIPLLADRIHEALLPLLDRPFALFGHSMGGLLAFEVARRCESDGNARPSWVCVSGRRAPSTHRDEWIHLEDDAGLVREMLTVGGTDRRLIEDPDLLTLMLSAVRSDYRAVETYSITAGPPLTCPMTVLTGKDDPKVTVSEAQEWAAFTTGGFTLRVFPGGHFFIDDCRAEVAGVITDALRSSRLDYAG comes from the coding sequence GTGAGGGGCCCGATGGACTTCGGCGGCTGGGTGCGACGCTACCGGCAGGAGGACCCACGCGGCGAGCGGGATGCCGTCCGGCTCGTCTGCTTCCCGCACGCCGGAGCCGGGGCGAGCTGCTTCTTCCCCCTGGCCCGAATCCTGCCGTCCGAGATCGGGGTGCTCGGGGTTCAGTATCCGGGTCGGCAGGACCGGTACCGCGAACCGTGTATCGAGAGCATCCCGCTGCTCGCCGATCGCATTCACGAGGCGCTGTTGCCCCTCCTGGACCGTCCCTTCGCCCTGTTCGGCCACAGCATGGGAGGGTTGCTTGCCTTCGAGGTCGCGCGGCGCTGCGAGTCGGATGGCAACGCGCGGCCGTCCTGGGTGTGCGTGTCCGGCCGTCGCGCCCCGTCCACACACCGGGACGAGTGGATTCACCTGGAGGACGACGCCGGGCTGGTGCGGGAGATGCTCACCGTCGGCGGCACCGACCGGCGCCTGATCGAGGATCCTGACCTGCTCACCCTGATGCTGTCCGCCGTGCGCAGTGACTACCGCGCCGTGGAGACCTACTCCATCACCGCCGGGCCGCCGCTGACCTGCCCGATGACGGTGCTCACCGGGAAGGACGACCCCAAGGTGACCGTGTCGGAGGCACAGGAGTGGGCGGCGTTCACCACCGGTGGGTTCACGCTGAGGGTGTTCCCCGGCGGACACTTCTTCATCGACGATTGCCGCGCGGAGGTTGCCGGCGTCATCACGGACGCCCTGCGCAGCTCGCGCCTTGATTATGCGGGTTAG
- a CDS encoding endo-1,4-beta-xylanase translates to MRTVVVAGMLVVATSLAFPGTASAGTTLRAAAAEKGRYFGAAVATGKFSNSTYLTILNREFNSLVAENEMKWDATEPQRGVFNYSGGDRIVNHARANGMTVRGHALLWHAQQPRWAEGLSGTDLRNAAINHVTQVATHFRGQIHSWDVVNEAFADGGSGGRRDSNLQRTGNDWIEAAFRAARTADPAAKLCYNDYNTDGINAKSTGIYNMVRDFKARGVPIDCVGFQSHLGTTLASDYQANLQRFADLGVDVQITELDVMQGGNQANIYAAVTRACMNVTRCTGITVWGVRDCDSWRGSDNALLFDCNGNKKPAYDTTLNALNGGSTPSPTGNRLRNEGSGRCLDVNGASSTNGGQMIIWDCHSNANQQFVQNGRALQVLGKCLDAPPNAAAGTQLQIWDCSGGANQQWVFNGNGTISNAQTGLCLDVNGAGTANGSAVIVWSCHGAANQRWARA, encoded by the coding sequence ATGCGGACCGTGGTCGTTGCCGGAATGCTGGTGGTCGCCACGTCGCTGGCGTTCCCCGGTACGGCCAGTGCGGGTACGACCCTGCGGGCGGCCGCGGCGGAGAAGGGTCGTTACTTCGGTGCGGCGGTGGCGACCGGGAAGTTCTCCAACAGCACCTACCTGACCATCCTGAACCGCGAGTTCAACAGTCTCGTGGCCGAGAACGAGATGAAATGGGACGCGACCGAACCCCAACGCGGGGTGTTCAACTACAGCGGCGGTGACCGCATCGTCAACCACGCCCGCGCCAACGGCATGACCGTCCGCGGCCACGCCCTGCTCTGGCACGCCCAACAACCCCGCTGGGCCGAAGGACTGTCCGGCACCGACCTACGCAACGCCGCCATCAACCACGTCACCCAGGTCGCCACCCACTTCCGCGGCCAGATCCACTCCTGGGACGTGGTCAACGAAGCCTTCGCCGACGGCGGCAGCGGCGGCCGACGCGACTCCAACCTGCAACGCACCGGCAACGACTGGATCGAAGCCGCGTTCCGCGCCGCCCGCACCGCCGACCCCGCCGCCAAACTGTGTTACAACGACTACAACACCGACGGCATCAACGCCAAGTCCACCGGCATCTACAACATGGTCCGCGACTTCAAAGCCCGCGGCGTGCCGATCGACTGCGTCGGCTTCCAGTCCCACCTCGGCACCACCCTGGCCAGCGACTACCAGGCCAACCTGCAACGCTTCGCCGACCTCGGCGTCGACGTCCAGATCACCGAACTCGACGTCATGCAGGGCGGCAACCAGGCCAACATCTACGCCGCCGTCACCCGCGCCTGCATGAACGTCACCCGCTGCACCGGCATCACCGTCTGGGGCGTACGCGACTGCGACTCCTGGCGCGGCTCCGACAACGCCCTGCTCTTCGACTGCAACGGCAACAAGAAACCCGCCTACGACACCACCCTCAACGCCCTCAACGGCGGGTCGACCCCGAGCCCGACCGGGAACCGGCTGCGCAACGAGGGGTCCGGCCGGTGCCTGGACGTCAATGGTGCCAGCTCAACAAATGGCGGACAGATGATCATCTGGGACTGCCACAGCAACGCCAACCAGCAGTTCGTCCAGAACGGACGGGCGCTGCAGGTGCTGGGCAAGTGCCTGGACGCTCCCCCCAATGCCGCCGCGGGTACCCAGCTGCAGATCTGGGACTGCAGTGGCGGCGCGAACCAGCAATGGGTCTTCAACGGCAACGGCACGATCAGCAACGCCCAGACCGGCTTGTGCCTGGACGTCAACGGTGCCGGCACCGCCAACGGTTCCGCCGTGATCGTGTGGAGCTGTCACGGCGCCGCCAACCAGCGGTGGGCAAGAGCATGA